From Armatimonadota bacterium, a single genomic window includes:
- a CDS encoding NAD(+)/NADH kinase: MTLGVIMNTTRLRERPETGPPAREAVAALVAAAGDVRVGEEAARLLGFAHLACGEEELGEQARLLVAFGGDGTILRAARLAAPRGIPILGVNMGGFGFLAELNLDQFGDAVPRLLAGRYEIDERMMLEAAVERGGTPQRLLALNDIVVTKSGVARVLRLRISVNGEHLASYPADGVIVATPTGSTAYSLSAGGPILAPRVEALVITPISPHTFNSRSVVVDRRDEVMIEVTAPEPEATLTVDGRVGVALAAVRAVVVRRAEQVTRFVRLGGHTFYGILRTKLAWGERASLEGEQ; encoded by the coding sequence ATGACCCTGGGCGTGATCATGAACACCACCCGCCTGCGCGAGCGGCCGGAGACGGGCCCGCCGGCGCGGGAGGCGGTCGCCGCCCTGGTGGCCGCCGCCGGCGACGTCCGAGTCGGTGAGGAGGCGGCGCGCCTGCTGGGCTTCGCCCACCTGGCCTGCGGCGAGGAGGAGCTGGGCGAGCAGGCGCGGTTGCTGGTGGCCTTCGGCGGGGACGGCACCATCCTGCGGGCCGCGCGTCTGGCCGCCCCGCGGGGCATCCCCATCCTCGGGGTCAACATGGGCGGGTTCGGCTTTCTGGCGGAGTTGAACCTGGATCAGTTCGGCGACGCCGTCCCGCGCCTGCTGGCCGGCCGCTACGAGATCGACGAGCGGATGATGCTGGAGGCGGCGGTGGAGCGGGGCGGGACGCCGCAGCGGCTCCTGGCCCTGAACGACATCGTGGTGACCAAATCGGGCGTGGCGCGGGTGCTGCGATTGCGCATTTCCGTGAACGGCGAGCATCTGGCCAGTTACCCCGCGGACGGGGTGATCGTGGCCACCCCCACCGGCTCGACGGCCTACTCCCTGTCCGCGGGGGGACCGATCCTCGCCCCGCGCGTCGAGGCGCTGGTGATCACGCCCATCAGTCCCCACACCTTCAACTCGCGATCCGTCGTCGTGGACCGGCGCGACGAGGTGATGATCGAGGTCACGGCGCCGGAGCCGGAGGCGACGCTCACGGTGGACGGCCGCGTGGGCGTGGCCCTGGCCGCGGTGCGCGCCGTCGTGGTGCGCCGGGCCGAGCAGGTCACCCGCTTTGTGCGCCTGGGCGGGCACACCTTCTACGGGATCCTGCGGACCAAATTGGCCTGGGGAGAACGGGCATCGCTGGAGGGGGAACAGTGA
- a CDS encoding CTP synthase — protein sequence MTRYIFVTGGVASALGKGITSASVGRLLVARGLRVTMLKFDPYVNVDAGTMNPHQHGEVFVTDDGAETDMDLGHYERFIDAQLGRDNNTTTGKIYGTVIARERRGEYLGGTVQVIPHVTNEIKDEIRKVGADADADVVIVEVGGTVGDIEGLPFLEAIRQFRHDVGAENVMYIHVSLVPFLEAAGELKTKPTQHSVRELRSIGIQPDVIVCRTSQPLSRAIKEKIALFCDVPPEAVIQALDAETIYEVPLILEEEGLGTIITDRLRLDTPPPDLAEWREMVDRIKRPALRVRIALVGKYMGVADSYVSIVEALRHGGIAHRAEVVIGKVDSEVVERWSAEEVAAHLQEFDGILVCPGFGSRGVEGKVKAIRYAREHGVPFLGICYGMQWAVVEFARHVCGLVGANSTEVDLHTPHPVIDLLPEQKAVTEKGGTMRLGAYPCRLVADSIAGRAYGVPEVAERHRHRYEVNNAYLEVLTRHGLRVTGVYPAKHLVEIIELPNHPWFVGTQFHAEYRSRPNRPHPLYREFVGAALARARVGAPLRGTAS from the coding sequence GTGACACGGTACATCTTCGTGACGGGAGGCGTGGCCTCGGCCCTGGGGAAGGGGATCACCTCGGCCTCCGTGGGGCGCCTGCTGGTGGCCCGGGGACTGCGGGTGACGATGCTGAAGTTCGACCCCTACGTCAACGTGGACGCGGGGACGATGAACCCGCATCAGCACGGGGAGGTCTTCGTCACCGATGACGGCGCGGAGACCGACATGGACCTGGGCCACTACGAGCGGTTCATCGACGCCCAGCTGGGCCGGGACAACAACACCACCACCGGCAAGATCTACGGGACCGTGATCGCCCGCGAGCGCCGCGGCGAGTACCTGGGCGGTACGGTCCAGGTCATCCCCCACGTGACCAATGAGATCAAGGACGAGATCCGCAAGGTGGGGGCGGACGCCGACGCCGACGTGGTCATCGTAGAAGTGGGCGGGACGGTCGGCGACATCGAGGGCCTCCCCTTCCTCGAGGCGATCCGCCAGTTCCGCCACGACGTGGGCGCCGAGAATGTGATGTACATCCACGTCTCGCTGGTGCCCTTCCTGGAGGCGGCCGGAGAGCTGAAGACCAAGCCCACCCAGCACAGCGTGCGCGAACTGCGCAGCATCGGCATCCAGCCCGACGTGATCGTCTGTCGGACCTCGCAGCCTCTGTCCCGGGCGATCAAGGAGAAGATCGCCCTGTTCTGCGACGTGCCCCCCGAGGCGGTGATCCAGGCCCTGGATGCGGAGACCATCTACGAGGTGCCGCTGATCCTCGAGGAGGAGGGGCTGGGCACCATCATCACCGATCGGTTGCGGCTGGACACGCCGCCGCCGGACCTGGCGGAGTGGCGGGAGATGGTGGACCGGATCAAGCGTCCGGCGCTGCGGGTGCGGATTGCGCTGGTCGGCAAGTACATGGGGGTGGCGGACAGCTACGTGAGCATCGTCGAGGCGCTCCGCCACGGCGGCATCGCCCACCGCGCCGAGGTGGTGATCGGCAAGGTGGATTCCGAGGTAGTGGAGCGTTGGAGCGCCGAGGAGGTCGCCGCCCACCTGCAGGAGTTCGACGGCATTCTGGTCTGCCCCGGCTTCGGCTCGCGGGGGGTGGAAGGCAAGGTCAAGGCGATCCGCTATGCCCGGGAACACGGGGTGCCGTTCCTGGGGATCTGCTACGGGATGCAGTGGGCGGTGGTGGAGTTCGCCCGGCACGTCTGCGGTCTCGTCGGCGCCAACTCCACCGAGGTCGATCTCCACACGCCGCACCCGGTGATCGACCTGCTGCCCGAACAGAAGGCGGTGACCGAGAAGGGCGGGACGATGCGGCTGGGGGCGTATCCGTGCCGCCTGGTCGCGGACAGCATCGCCGGCAGGGCCTACGGGGTGCCCGAGGTCGCCGAGCGGCACCGCCATCGGTACGAGGTGAACAACGCCTATCTGGAGGTGCTCACCCGGCACGGCCTGCGGGTGACCGGCGTCTATCCGGCGAAACACCTGGTGGAGATCATCGAGTTGCCGAATCATCCCTGGTTCGTGGGCACCCAGTTCCACGCCGAGTACCGCTCCCGCCCCAACCGCCCGCACCCTCTGTACCGGGAGTTCGTCGGCGCGGCGCTGGCCCGCGCCCGGGTGGGCGCCCCGCTGCGCGGTACGGCGTCGTAG
- the ilvE gene encoding branched-chain-amino-acid transaminase — protein MGLVTYVNGAFLPKEEAKVSVYDHGYLYGDGVFEGIRAYGGRIFRLEQHLDRLYDSARYLMLEIPLSRDELRQAILETVRRSGLQDAYIRPVVSRGVGDLGLDPRKCRTATVVIIVDQIQLYPAEAYERGLRAITATTRKIRPDALSPQAKTLNYLNNIMARIEANRAGVDEAIMLSADGYVCECSADNLFIVRRGEIWTPPAYLGILKGVTRAAVIELAARLGLPLAERVFTLHDVYTAEECFLSGTGAEVGPVVEVDGRPIGAGRPGPTTLGIMRAFRELVRSEGTPVYAEEVAERRA, from the coding sequence ATGGGGCTGGTCACCTACGTCAACGGAGCCTTTCTTCCCAAAGAGGAGGCGAAGGTCTCGGTCTACGATCACGGGTATCTCTACGGAGACGGCGTCTTCGAAGGCATCCGCGCCTATGGCGGCCGGATCTTCCGGCTGGAGCAGCACCTGGACCGGCTGTACGACTCCGCCCGCTACCTGATGCTGGAGATCCCGCTGTCCCGCGACGAGCTGCGCCAGGCGATCCTGGAGACGGTCCGCCGCTCGGGGCTGCAGGACGCCTATATCCGGCCGGTGGTCTCGCGGGGGGTGGGAGACCTCGGGCTGGACCCCCGCAAATGCCGGACGGCGACGGTCGTGATCATCGTCGATCAGATTCAGCTCTACCCCGCCGAGGCCTACGAGCGGGGGTTGCGGGCGATCACCGCCACCACGCGCAAGATCCGTCCCGACGCCCTGTCGCCGCAGGCCAAGACCCTCAACTACCTGAACAACATCATGGCCCGCATTGAGGCCAACCGGGCCGGCGTGGACGAGGCGATCATGCTCAGCGCCGACGGGTACGTCTGCGAGTGCAGCGCCGACAACCTGTTCATCGTGCGGCGGGGCGAGATCTGGACCCCGCCGGCCTACCTCGGCATCCTCAAGGGCGTGACCCGGGCCGCGGTGATCGAGCTGGCCGCCCGGCTGGGGCTGCCTCTGGCGGAGCGGGTGTTCACCCTGCACGACGTGTACACCGCGGAGGAGTGCTTTCTCAGCGGGACCGGGGCGGAGGTCGGTCCCGTGGTAGAGGTCGATGGCCGGCCCATCGGCGCGGGGCGACCCGGTCCCACGACGCTGGGGATCATGCGCGCCTTCCGCGAGCTGGTTCGTTCCGAAGGGACGCCGGTGTACGCCGAAGAGGTGGCGGAGAGGCGGGCCTGA
- a CDS encoding NUDIX hydrolase has protein sequence MRVIASRRIYEGAVVALRVDEVETSDGRRRVREIVEHRGAVAAVPLLPDGSVLLVRQHREAAGGSLLEIPAGTVEPGEDPETALQRELAEEIGMRAGRLTRLTSFLPSPGFLTEVVHVYLARDLAPDRRQAEEEDLEVVRLPLERARAMVASGEIRDAKSVIGLLLSERAVGLPGG, from the coding sequence GTGCGGGTGATCGCCAGCCGGCGGATCTACGAGGGAGCGGTCGTCGCCCTCCGGGTGGACGAGGTCGAGACCTCCGACGGCCGACGCCGCGTGCGCGAGATCGTCGAGCACCGGGGGGCCGTGGCCGCGGTCCCGCTGCTTCCCGACGGCAGCGTCCTGCTCGTCCGGCAGCACCGCGAGGCGGCGGGAGGATCGCTGCTGGAGATCCCGGCGGGCACGGTCGAGCCGGGGGAAGACCCGGAGACGGCCCTGCAACGGGAACTCGCGGAGGAGATCGGAATGCGCGCCGGCCGCCTCACCCGTCTGACTTCCTTTCTGCCGTCTCCGGGGTTCCTTACGGAAGTGGTGCACGTCTACCTGGCCCGCGACCTCGCGCCGGACCGCCGCCAGGCCGAAGAGGAGGACCTGGAAGTGGTCCGGCTGCCGCTGGAGCGGGCGCGGGCCATGGTCGCCTCGGGGGAGATCCGCGACGCGAAGTCGGTCATCGGCCTGCTGCTGTCCGAACGGGCCGTCGGTCTGCCCGGAGGGTAG
- the xerD gene encoding site-specific tyrosine recombinase XerD, protein MAGAVPASFGRQVDAYLAYALAEQGLAARTVEAYRSDLDDFARFLRGRGVRDPAEVSRAAVTLYLVHLRRAGRSPATVRRRAAAIRSFYRYLLREQVVTADPTLDLGPPRPAHRLPHVLTVEEVDRLLAAPDPTTPEGLRDRAMLELMYGSGLRVSELIGLDVGDVDLERELVRCVGKGDKTRLVPTGSRAVAALLAYQRRGRPQLTRRRMSPALFVSRRGRLTRQAFWQMIRRYARVAGITKRLTPHVLRHSFATHLLEGGADLRAVQEMLGHASIATTQVYTHLTRERLRTVYDRAHPRDAMRVPVRRRPLGGQPAQKR, encoded by the coding sequence ATGGCGGGGGCGGTCCCGGCGTCGTTCGGTCGTCAGGTCGACGCCTATCTGGCCTACGCCCTGGCCGAGCAGGGGCTGGCCGCCCGCACCGTCGAGGCCTACAGGAGCGATCTGGATGACTTCGCCCGATTCCTCCGCGGTCGGGGAGTGAGGGATCCGGCGGAAGTCAGCCGGGCGGCTGTCACCCTCTACCTCGTGCACCTCAGGCGCGCCGGACGGTCGCCGGCGACCGTCCGGCGGCGGGCGGCGGCGATCCGCTCCTTCTATCGCTACCTGCTCCGGGAGCAGGTGGTGACCGCAGACCCGACGCTGGATCTGGGCCCGCCCAGGCCGGCGCATCGCCTGCCCCATGTGCTCACCGTGGAGGAAGTGGACCGGCTGCTGGCCGCGCCGGACCCGACCACCCCCGAAGGCCTCCGGGATCGGGCCATGCTGGAACTGATGTACGGCAGCGGCCTGCGCGTCAGCGAACTCATCGGTCTGGACGTCGGCGACGTGGATCTCGAGCGGGAACTGGTGCGCTGCGTGGGGAAAGGCGACAAGACCCGCCTGGTCCCTACGGGGAGCCGCGCCGTGGCCGCCCTGCTGGCCTACCAGCGCCGCGGCCGTCCCCAGCTGACCCGTCGGCGGATGTCGCCGGCGCTGTTCGTGAGCCGCCGCGGCCGTCTGACCCGGCAGGCGTTCTGGCAGATGATCCGCCGTTACGCCCGGGTCGCGGGGATCACCAAGCGCCTGACCCCGCACGTGTTGCGCCACTCCTTTGCCACGCACCTGCTGGAGGGAGGAGCCGATCTGCGCGCGGTGCAGGAGATGCTGGGACACGCCTCGATCGCCACCACCCAGGTCTACACCCACCTGACGCGGGAACGGCTGCGGACCGTGTACGATCGGGCCCATCCCAGGGACGCCATGCGCGTCCCGGTCCGGCGTCGTCCCCTGGGAGGGCAACCGGCGCAGAAGCGGTAG
- a CDS encoding phosphopentomutase, with the protein MRSNPTIVASFLRVVVIVLDSAGVGELPDAARYGDEGSATLPHTADAVGGLHLPTLETLGLGRIVPIRGVAAVERPAGAFGKMREMSPGKDSTTGHWELMGVILDRPFPTYPNGFPPEIIEEFERRIGTGTLGNVAASGTEIIQRLGPEHERTGYPIVYTSADSVFQVAAHEAVIPPERLYEICRVARALLVGAHAVSRVIARPFVGSAGRYTRTDRRRDFSLPPVAPTVLDVAREAGVEVVGIGKIPDLFAGRGISRPVPTHDDLDGIRQTVRAMETTPRGIIFANLVDLDTRYGHRNDPQGYARNLQVIDAGLGEVRERLGAEDLLVITADHGNDPTTPSTDHSREYAPVLASGAQVTGGVDLGVRETFADVGATVAAALGLPWSGPGTSMLAAITAEGGRRG; encoded by the coding sequence GTGCGGTCGAACCCCACCATCGTGGCGTCCTTTCTCCGCGTCGTGGTCATCGTGCTGGACAGCGCCGGCGTCGGGGAACTGCCCGACGCCGCGCGGTACGGGGACGAGGGCAGCGCCACCCTCCCGCACACCGCCGACGCCGTCGGCGGTCTGCACCTGCCGACTCTGGAGACGCTCGGGCTGGGCCGCATCGTGCCCATCCGCGGTGTCGCCGCGGTGGAGCGTCCCGCCGGAGCCTTCGGGAAGATGCGGGAGATGTCGCCGGGCAAGGACTCCACGACGGGGCACTGGGAACTGATGGGGGTCATCCTGGACCGGCCCTTTCCGACGTATCCGAACGGATTCCCCCCCGAGATCATCGAAGAGTTTGAGCGGAGAATCGGCACCGGGACGCTCGGCAACGTGGCCGCCTCGGGAACCGAGATCATCCAGCGCCTCGGACCGGAGCATGAGCGGACAGGGTACCCCATCGTCTACACCTCTGCGGACAGTGTCTTCCAGGTGGCCGCGCACGAGGCGGTGATCCCCCCCGAGCGGCTCTATGAGATCTGTCGCGTGGCGCGGGCGCTGCTGGTCGGCGCCCATGCCGTCAGCCGGGTCATCGCCCGGCCCTTCGTCGGCAGCGCGGGCCGCTACACGCGCACCGACCGCCGGCGGGACTTCTCCCTGCCGCCGGTCGCGCCCACCGTGCTGGATGTCGCCCGGGAGGCGGGGGTGGAGGTCGTCGGCATCGGGAAGATCCCCGACCTCTTCGCCGGGCGCGGGATCTCCCGCCCCGTTCCGACCCACGACGACCTGGACGGGATCAGGCAGACCGTGCGGGCGATGGAGACCACGCCCCGGGGAATCATCTTCGCCAACCTAGTGGACCTGGACACCCGGTACGGGCACCGCAACGATCCCCAGGGATACGCCCGGAACCTCCAGGTCATCGACGCGGGGTTGGGCGAGGTCCGGGAGCGCCTGGGCGCCGAAGACCTGCTGGTGATCACGGCGGACCACGGCAACGACCCGACCACCCCCAGCACCGACCACTCCCGCGAGTACGCGCCGGTGCTGGCGAGCGGGGCGCAGGTGACCGGCGGGGTGGATCTCGGGGTGCGGGAGACGTTCGCCGATGTGGGCGCGACCGTGGCCGCGGCCCTGGGCCTTCCCTGGTCGGGACCGGGGACCAGCATGCTGGCGGCCATCACCGCGGAAGGAGGCAGGAGAGGCTGA
- a CDS encoding purine-nucleoside phosphorylase yields MLRERLDAAVSSIRTRVRTIPQVAIILGSGLGALAEQIDAEARLPYAEIPGFPRSTVEGHAGRLILGTLEGKTVVAMQGRVHFYEGYTLAEVVFPVRVMRRLGAAVLLVSNAAGGINRQWHRGDLMIIADHINFMGSNPLIGPNDPELGPRFPDMSQAYDPELIALAERAALAEGIPIRKGVYVGVHGPSYETPAELRMLGRWGADAVGMSTVPEVIAARHMGMRVLGITAITDMATGEQVAPVSHEEVMAAARELEPRFIRLVRRILREMQ; encoded by the coding sequence ATGCTGCGCGAGCGACTGGACGCCGCCGTGTCCTCCATCAGGACACGGGTGCGCACGATCCCGCAGGTGGCGATCATTCTCGGCTCGGGGCTGGGGGCCCTCGCCGAGCAGATCGACGCCGAGGCGCGCCTTCCGTATGCCGAAATTCCCGGATTCCCCCGGTCGACGGTGGAAGGCCATGCCGGCCGGCTGATCCTGGGCACGCTGGAAGGGAAGACGGTAGTGGCCATGCAGGGGCGCGTGCACTTCTACGAGGGGTACACGCTGGCCGAGGTGGTCTTCCCGGTCCGGGTGATGCGCCGTCTGGGTGCCGCCGTGCTGCTGGTGAGCAACGCGGCCGGGGGCATCAACCGCCAGTGGCACCGGGGCGACCTGATGATCATCGCCGACCACATCAACTTCATGGGCAGCAACCCCCTGATCGGTCCCAACGATCCCGAGCTCGGCCCGCGGTTTCCCGACATGTCCCAGGCCTACGACCCGGAGCTGATCGCCCTCGCCGAGCGGGCCGCCCTGGCCGAAGGGATTCCCATCCGCAAGGGCGTCTACGTCGGGGTGCACGGTCCCAGTTACGAGACCCCGGCGGAACTGCGCATGCTGGGGCGGTGGGGGGCGGATGCGGTGGGAATGTCCACGGTGCCGGAGGTGATCGCGGCACGGCACATGGGGATGCGCGTGCTGGGGATCACCGCCATCACCGACATGGCCACCGGGGAGCAGGTGGCCCCGGTCAGCCATGAGGAGGTCATGGCCGCGGCCCGGGAGCTGGAGCCGCGGTTCATCCGTCTGGTCCGGCGGATTCTCCGGGAGATGCAGTGA
- a CDS encoding pyrimidine-nucleoside phosphorylase — MRAYDLIRRKRDGGTLSAEELEWLLGGFVRGEVPDYQMSAFLMAVFFRGMTAEETAAFTLAMARSGEQLDLSAIRGVKVDKHSTGGVGDKTSLVLVPLVAACGAPVAKLSGRGLGHTGGTLDKLEAIPGFRTQLSGQQFVAQVNRIGCAIAGQTAELVPADKKLYALRDVTATVDSVPLIASSVMSKKIAGGSDAIVLDVKTGSGAFMKTLEGARELARTMVAIGRQVGRRTVAIISDMDQPLGSAVGNALEVREALDTLRGEGPPDLRELCLVLGAEMLVLAGVAALPEQARARLEGALARGTALAKFREMVKAQGGDPTVVDHPERLPRAPEVAMVPAPEAGTVVAIDAEAIGLAAMRLGAGRATKDDVIDPTVGIVLRKKVGDPVRPGEPLAEIHAGTAARAGGVLEAVQRAYTIAAERPPRRPLVHEVVA; from the coding sequence ATGCGCGCCTACGATCTGATCCGGCGCAAGCGCGACGGCGGGACGCTGAGCGCTGAAGAACTGGAGTGGCTGCTCGGCGGCTTCGTCCGCGGCGAGGTCCCGGACTACCAGATGAGCGCCTTCCTGATGGCGGTGTTCTTCCGCGGGATGACGGCGGAGGAGACCGCGGCCTTCACGCTGGCCATGGCCCGCTCGGGCGAGCAGCTCGACCTAAGCGCCATCCGCGGGGTGAAGGTGGACAAGCACAGCACCGGCGGGGTGGGGGACAAAACCTCCCTGGTGCTCGTCCCGTTGGTGGCGGCCTGCGGGGCGCCCGTGGCGAAGCTGTCGGGCCGGGGCCTCGGCCACACCGGCGGCACCCTCGACAAGCTGGAGGCGATCCCGGGATTCCGCACGCAGCTCTCCGGCCAGCAGTTCGTGGCGCAGGTCAACCGTATCGGCTGCGCCATCGCCGGCCAGACGGCGGAGCTGGTGCCGGCGGACAAGAAGCTCTACGCCCTGCGGGATGTGACGGCCACCGTGGACAGCGTGCCGTTGATCGCCAGCAGCGTGATGAGCAAGAAGATCGCCGGCGGCAGCGACGCCATTGTCCTCGACGTCAAGACCGGCTCGGGCGCCTTCATGAAGACCCTGGAGGGGGCGCGGGAACTGGCCCGGACGATGGTGGCGATCGGGCGGCAGGTCGGCCGCCGGACGGTAGCCATCATCAGCGACATGGATCAGCCGCTGGGCTCCGCCGTGGGCAACGCGCTCGAGGTCCGCGAGGCCCTCGACACTCTGCGCGGGGAGGGCCCGCCGGATCTGCGCGAGCTCTGTCTGGTTCTGGGCGCGGAGATGCTGGTTCTGGCCGGCGTCGCCGCGCTGCCGGAGCAGGCCCGCGCCCGGCTGGAGGGGGCGCTGGCCCGCGGCACGGCCCTGGCCAAGTTCCGGGAGATGGTCAAAGCCCAAGGGGGAGATCCGACGGTGGTCGATCACCCGGAGCGGCTGCCCCGGGCTCCGGAGGTGGCGATGGTGCCGGCACCGGAGGCCGGCACCGTGGTGGCCATCGATGCCGAAGCCATCGGGCTGGCGGCGATGCGGTTGGGCGCCGGCCGGGCGACCAAGGACGACGTGATCGATCCGACCGTGGGGATCGTCCTGCGCAAGAAGGTCGGCGATCCGGTGCGGCCGGGGGAGCCCCTGGCCGAAATCCACGCCGGCACCGCGGCCCGGGCGGGCGGGGTCCTGGAAGCGGTGCAGCGCGCCTACACCATCGCCGCCGAGCGCCCTCCCCGCCGGCCGCTGGTGCACGAGGTCGTGGCGTGA
- a CDS encoding AAA family ATPase, with amino-acid sequence MRIVVPNSCLVILCGPAACGKSTFARRNFPATAVVSSDHCRAMIADDERDLRVSPDAFALFHQIIDLRLRYGRLAVADSTALHPAARRALRRIARRRQRPVVMIVFNVSEETCRLWDGRRERQVGAAVIHRQWQMLQEALARIPGEGYDQVVVLGEDEVGRAQVEVG; translated from the coding sequence ATGCGCATCGTGGTGCCGAACTCGTGCCTGGTCATCCTCTGCGGGCCGGCGGCGTGCGGGAAGTCCACCTTCGCCCGCCGCAACTTCCCCGCCACGGCCGTCGTCTCCTCGGACCACTGCCGGGCGATGATCGCCGACGACGAGCGGGACCTGCGGGTCTCCCCCGACGCCTTCGCCCTCTTCCATCAGATCATCGACCTTCGGCTGCGCTACGGCCGGCTGGCCGTGGCCGACAGCACCGCGCTGCATCCCGCAGCGAGACGGGCACTGCGGCGCATCGCGCGGCGCCGGCAGCGACCGGTGGTGATGATCGTCTTCAACGTCTCCGAGGAGACCTGCCGGCTGTGGGACGGGCGGCGCGAGCGGCAGGTGGGCGCGGCGGTGATCCACCGGCAGTGGCAGATGCTGCAGGAGGCCCTGGCCAGGATCCCCGGCGAAGGGTACGACCAGGTGGTGGTCCTGGGCGAGGACGAGGTGGGCAGGGCGCAGGTGGAGGTGGGGTAG
- a CDS encoding 3-hydroxybutyryl-CoA dehydrogenase yields MEIRRVGVVGCGLMGSGIVEVCARSGYEVVVREVDDDLLRTGLGRVEASMRRGVERGKLTAAEAAAARARITGTTKLEDLGDADLVIEAIVEQMAAKKAVFAELDRLCPPRTIFASNTSSLSITEMASATGRPAQVLGMHFFNPVPVMKLVELVRGLQTSEETLAVGRRFAESVGKTVVVCKDSPGFIVNLLLVPFLLDAVRALELGVASKEDIDTAVQLGLAHPMGPLTLLDYVGLDTTYFIAEAMFQEFKDPRYAAPPLLKRMVLAGLHGRKTGRGFYDYAQA; encoded by the coding sequence ATGGAGATCAGGCGTGTCGGCGTGGTGGGGTGCGGCTTGATGGGGTCGGGGATCGTCGAAGTCTGCGCCCGCAGCGGCTACGAGGTCGTCGTCCGGGAGGTGGACGACGACCTGCTCCGCACAGGGCTCGGACGGGTCGAGGCCTCGATGCGTCGGGGAGTGGAGCGCGGCAAACTCACCGCCGCCGAGGCCGCGGCGGCGCGGGCGCGGATCACGGGGACGACGAAGCTGGAGGATCTGGGCGACGCCGACCTGGTGATCGAGGCGATCGTGGAACAGATGGCGGCCAAGAAAGCCGTCTTCGCCGAACTCGACCGGCTCTGCCCGCCGCGCACGATCTTCGCCAGCAACACCTCGTCGCTGAGCATCACCGAGATGGCCTCGGCCACAGGGCGTCCGGCCCAGGTGCTGGGGATGCACTTCTTCAACCCTGTGCCCGTGATGAAACTGGTGGAGCTGGTACGGGGGCTGCAGACCTCGGAAGAGACCCTCGCCGTGGGCCGTCGGTTCGCGGAGTCCGTGGGCAAGACGGTCGTGGTGTGCAAGGACAGCCCGGGCTTCATCGTCAACCTGCTCCTGGTTCCCTTCCTGCTCGACGCCGTGCGCGCCCTGGAACTGGGGGTGGCCAGCAAGGAGGACATCGACACCGCGGTCCAGCTGGGCCTGGCCCACCCCATGGGGCCGCTGACGCTGCTGGACTATGTCGGCCTCGACACCACCTACTTCATCGCCGAGGCGATGTTCCAGGAGTTCAAGGACCCGCGCTACGCGGCGCCTCCGCTGCTGAAGCGCATGGTCCTGGCTGGCCTCCACGGCCGCAAGACCGGCCGGGGCTTCTACGACTACGCGCAGGCGTAG
- a CDS encoding autorepressor SdpR family transcription factor, translated as MADLFQALSDPTRREILRLLRRRDMTAGEIAERFPLARSTLSGHFAILKQAGLIVAERRGTTIVYSLNASALQEAAATVLELLRVGR; from the coding sequence GTGGCGGACCTGTTCCAGGCCCTGAGCGATCCAACGCGACGGGAGATCCTGCGTCTGTTGCGGCGGAGGGACATGACGGCGGGGGAGATCGCGGAGCGGTTCCCGCTTGCCCGCTCCACCCTCTCCGGCCACTTCGCCATCCTCAAGCAGGCGGGCCTCATCGTGGCCGAGCGCCGCGGCACGACCATCGTCTACAGCCTCAACGCCTCGGCGCTACAGGAGGCGGCCGCCACGGTCCTGGAGCTGCTGCGGGTGGGACGATGA
- a CDS encoding DUF1648 domain-containing protein codes for MRLSWKSELPPVLLLAGMFLLAAVSWPAAPDRIPVHWNVAGQVDRYGGKVEGLLLIPLLALGLYLLLLALPWIDPGRANYPHFAGAYQTIRLTLVVFLALVYGIVHLWIRGRQVAVGAWVPLLTGGLLVIFGNLMGKIRPNWFIGIRTPWTLSSKLAWMRTHRLGGWLLIGLGLLLMALAVVRAVWAIWLVVAAGLGFTLWAVVYSYLVWRTDPDKVPPAGTLPAEEP; via the coding sequence ATGAGACTCTCCTGGAAGAGCGAGCTGCCCCCGGTGCTGCTGCTGGCGGGGATGTTCCTCCTGGCGGCCGTCAGCTGGCCGGCCGCGCCGGACCGGATCCCCGTGCACTGGAACGTCGCCGGGCAGGTCGACCGGTACGGCGGGAAGGTCGAGGGGCTGCTCCTGATCCCGCTCCTCGCCCTCGGGCTCTACCTGCTGCTCCTGGCGCTGCCGTGGATCGACCCGGGTCGGGCGAACTACCCGCACTTTGCCGGCGCCTATCAGACGATCCGGTTGACGCTCGTCGTGTTCCTGGCGTTGGTCTACGGCATCGTCCACCTGTGGATCCGCGGTCGCCAGGTGGCCGTCGGCGCCTGGGTCCCCCTCCTTACCGGCGGCCTGCTGGTCATCTTCGGCAACCTCATGGGGAAGATCCGTCCCAACTGGTTCATCGGGATCCGCACGCCGTGGACGTTGTCCAGCAAGCTGGCCTGGATGCGGACCCATCGCCTGGGAGGCTGGCTCCTCATCGGGCTGGGGCTCCTGCTGATGGCCCTCGCCGTGGTGCGGGCGGTCTGGGCCATCTGGCTGGTGGTCGCGGCCGGCCTCGGATTCACCCTCTGGGCCGTCGTCTACTCCTATCTGGTGTGGCGGACCGATCCGGACAAGGTCCCCCCGGCCGGGACCCTGCCGGCGGAGGAGCCCTAG